In Bacillus sp. SM2101, a single window of DNA contains:
- a CDS encoding oxalate decarboxylase family bicupin, which yields MKKRHQIHSEDVPQPIREDGAGATDLGPRDILRDIENPDMLVPPKTDAGRIPNLKFSFSDTPMSLYHGGWAREVTVRELPIATTIAGVNMRLTPGGVRELHWHKQAEWAYLLLGKARITAVDQDGRNFIADVEAGDLWYFPPGIPHSIQGLDGGCEFLLLFDDGNFTESDTFMLSDWFAHTPKDILANNFGVSENAFAHIPTKQRYMFQAQVPKPINDQAIQSPYGTVPKSFIHRLMAQEPIITSGGTVRIVDSTNFPVSTTIAAALVEIKPGAMREMHWHPNTDEWQYYLTGKGRMTVFAAEGTARTFNYRAGDVGYVPFAFGHYIQNIGEESLWFLEVFKSNRFEDISLNQWLALTPHELVQTNLNAGPELMNALRQEKWPVVKYNNT from the coding sequence ATGAAAAAACGACATCAGATTCATTCGGAAGATGTGCCTCAGCCAATTAGGGAAGATGGAGCTGGTGCTACTGATCTTGGACCTAGAGACATTTTGAGAGATATAGAGAACCCCGATATGCTCGTCCCTCCTAAGACTGATGCTGGCAGAATACCTAATCTAAAGTTCTCATTTTCTGATACACCAATGAGTCTATATCACGGAGGGTGGGCACGAGAAGTGACTGTTAGAGAACTACCAATTGCAACTACAATCGCAGGTGTCAATATGCGTCTAACCCCAGGTGGCGTACGGGAGTTACACTGGCATAAACAAGCCGAGTGGGCTTATTTGCTTCTAGGGAAAGCACGGATTACAGCAGTTGATCAGGATGGTAGAAACTTTATTGCAGATGTAGAGGCAGGTGATCTTTGGTATTTTCCACCTGGCATTCCACATTCGATTCAGGGATTGGATGGAGGCTGTGAATTCTTACTCTTATTTGATGATGGAAATTTTACGGAGAGCGATACCTTTATGCTCTCTGACTGGTTTGCTCATACACCAAAAGATATATTGGCAAATAACTTTGGAGTATCTGAAAATGCTTTTGCTCATATTCCTACCAAGCAACGTTACATGTTTCAAGCACAAGTTCCTAAGCCTATTAACGATCAAGCTATTCAAAGCCCCTATGGAACTGTACCAAAGAGCTTTATACATCGTTTAATGGCACAAGAGCCAATCATAACTTCTGGAGGAACTGTTCGAATCGTTGATTCTACCAATTTTCCTGTTTCAACTACGATTGCAGCAGCTCTAGTTGAAATCAAGCCTGGTGCCATGAGAGAAATGCACTGGCACCCAAACACAGATGAATGGCAATATTATCTTACTGGTAAGGGAAGAATGACAGTATTTGCTGCAGAAGGTACCGCGCGAACCTTTAATTATAGAGCTGGAGATGTTGGTTATGTCCCGTTTGCTTTCGGACATTATATACAAAACATAGGAGAAGAAAGTCTTTGGTTTTTAGAAGTTTTTAAGAGTAACCGCTTTGAAGATATATCTTTAAATCAATGGTTAGCATTAACGCCACATGAGT